From Pulveribacter suum, a single genomic window includes:
- a CDS encoding response regulator, translated as MHLLIVEDNPLVASGIRTGLLLHGMQADIAPTAASAQAHMDARAYDACVLDLGLPDGDGMALLRRWRAAGLALPVLILTARGTLQDKIAGFEQGTDDYLTKPFDLPELALRLQALVRRASGRASDRVPLGPDCEIDLAAAAVYLRGEPVELPRREWALLAALVQAGGRVLSTAQLHDSLYGLEGDVGSNTVNVHVHHLRRKLGAEVIDTVRGQGFRLGAHCGPTAP; from the coding sequence CGCACCGGCCTCCTCCTGCACGGCATGCAAGCCGACATCGCCCCCACCGCCGCCTCCGCCCAGGCCCACATGGACGCCCGCGCCTACGACGCCTGTGTGCTCGACCTCGGCCTGCCCGACGGCGACGGCATGGCCCTGCTGCGCCGCTGGCGCGCCGCCGGCCTGGCCCTGCCCGTGCTCATCCTCACCGCCCGCGGCACGCTGCAGGACAAGATCGCCGGCTTCGAGCAAGGCACGGACGACTACCTGACCAAACCCTTCGACCTGCCCGAGCTCGCCTTGCGCCTGCAGGCCCTGGTGCGCCGCGCCAGCGGGCGCGCCAGCGACCGCGTGCCGCTCGGCCCCGACTGCGAGATCGACCTGGCCGCTGCCGCCGTGTACCTGCGCGGCGAACCGGTGGAGCTGCCCCGGCGCGAATGGGCGCTGCTGGCCGCGCTGGTGCAGGCCGGCGGGCGCGTGCTCAGCACCGCGCAGCTGCACGACAGCCTGTACGGGCTGGAGGGCGACGTGGGCAGCAACACCGTCAACGTGCACGTGCACCACCTGCGCCGCAAGCTGGGCGCCGAAGTCATCGACACCGTGCGCGGCCAGGGCTTTCGCCTGGGCGCGCACTGCGGCCCCACCGCCCCATGA